The Vibrio sp. 16 genome segment GACTCAATGCATTGGGCCGAAATTCAAGATGAATTGATCCGCAATACTGAATACATTGTCTCTAACGACTACTTTAGTGGCCGGGTTATGGCAGCTTAGTTATTCTCGATAGCATCAAGGACACCGTCACTCGCTTCTTCGATCAAATCTAACACCAACTCAAAACCTCGATCGCCTCCATAATAGGGATCGGGAATCTCATCATAGTTTGACGCTGCATAGCTCAGAAACAGCTTGAGCTTATGTTGATGATGCTTAGGACACTCTGCAATAAGATCGTCTAAATTTGCACGATCGGCGGCTAAAATCAGGTCAAAATCAGCAAAATCTGCTGATACAATTTTTCTAGATCGAATGCCTTTGAATGAGTAGCCTCGCTTTTCCCCAGCGGCTTTAGATCGTGGATCGGGTGGATTACCTTGGTGGTAACCGATAGTTCCAGCAGAATCGATCTCGACACTGACTCCGCGCGCCTTGGCCTTAGCTCGAAGAATCGCCTCCCCTGTTGGCGATCGGCAAATGTTGCCCATACACACCACTAAAATTCTTTTCATTGCCCTCTCTCCATTTCGACCTTTGTCCTTAGGATTCGCAGGTGTTTGAGTCTGCTGTGATGCGCTATGATAGCCACAGAATGATGAATTAAAAAAGGATTTCCCATGACAGTAGAGAACAACAAAGACGCTCGTCACAAAGCAAGACAGCAAAAAGTAAAAGAGAAAGTCGATGCTAAAGTCGCGGCAGCTCAAGAAGAAAAAGGACTACTTTTGGTGATCACGGGCAACGGCAAAGGGAAGTCGACGTCTGGTTTCGGCACCATTGCTCGCGCCGTAGGTCATGGACAAAAATGTGCCGTTGCCCAGTTTATCAAAGGCACTTGGGATAACGGCGAACGCAACTTGCTGGAAAAGTTAGGCGTAGAGTTTCA includes the following:
- a CDS encoding low molecular weight protein-tyrosine-phosphatase — its product is MKRILVVCMGNICRSPTGEAILRAKAKARGVSVEIDSAGTIGYHQGNPPDPRSKAAGEKRGYSFKGIRSRKIVSADFADFDLILAADRANLDDLIAECPKHHQHKLKLFLSYAASNYDEIPDPYYGGDRGFELVLDLIEEASDGVLDAIENN